Proteins from one Paraburkholderia sp. BL10I2N1 genomic window:
- a CDS encoding glycosyltransferase family 9 protein, whose protein sequence is MGWKGSLIEAPLWLAGRLRPSGIDPLREEPRNILVLRPNDFGDLLTTTPLFEALRRRFPSTRLVAGIGQWGRAVLENNPFVDEIVEVDAPWNNKIVKDQSLRSAMRFIWGSEQVDALRRHNGFDVGIDVLGSHLGVMLMLRAGARYRIGVRGYRGGWSACHAHIGFTPEVHVARAALAQAELLGARDLPEPRPQLYLTEAERSQAAHVWRADSSLEPRPVRLLVGCAAGLPEKSWSAEAMGTALGKISRLLAPMAGSDIVIIGGPADQTTAAQIMAHAGPRAGIRSMVGQASLRGTFALAEQADVVLTYSSMLLHVAAAFRRPTLAVLGGTSEVANAQAHDVVWGYPAPYSSVGPSKVTPGKPAANWPTVDRVVEAVLDKARNAPVLRQPHQIAL, encoded by the coding sequence ATGGGATGGAAAGGGTCGCTCATAGAAGCACCACTCTGGCTTGCGGGCCGGCTTCGGCCATCTGGCATCGATCCGCTCCGCGAGGAGCCTCGCAACATTCTGGTGCTGCGGCCCAACGATTTCGGCGACCTGCTGACGACCACGCCGCTATTCGAGGCGCTGCGCCGGCGCTTTCCCTCGACCCGGCTCGTTGCGGGAATCGGCCAATGGGGTCGGGCGGTTCTCGAGAACAATCCCTTTGTCGACGAGATCGTTGAAGTCGACGCACCATGGAACAACAAGATCGTCAAGGATCAGTCGCTGCGCAGCGCGATGCGGTTCATCTGGGGATCGGAACAGGTCGATGCACTGCGTCGCCACAACGGTTTTGACGTCGGCATTGACGTGCTCGGCAGTCATCTCGGAGTGATGCTGATGTTACGTGCCGGCGCACGCTACAGAATCGGCGTACGCGGCTATCGCGGCGGCTGGAGCGCATGTCACGCCCATATCGGCTTTACTCCCGAGGTTCACGTGGCCCGCGCCGCGCTGGCGCAAGCCGAATTGCTCGGCGCGCGCGATCTGCCCGAACCGCGGCCACAGCTTTACCTGACCGAGGCAGAACGCAGTCAGGCAGCGCACGTCTGGCGGGCGGATTCATCGCTGGAGCCAAGACCTGTGCGTCTGCTGGTAGGGTGTGCCGCAGGCCTTCCCGAGAAAAGCTGGTCCGCCGAGGCAATGGGGACGGCACTCGGGAAAATATCGAGGTTGCTTGCCCCGATGGCCGGCAGCGACATCGTCATCATTGGCGGACCGGCGGATCAAACCACGGCAGCGCAGATCATGGCGCACGCGGGTCCTCGCGCGGGCATTCGCTCGATGGTGGGCCAGGCATCGCTCAGAGGGACCTTTGCGCTGGCTGAGCAGGCTGACGTCGTGCTCACCTACTCATCCATGCTATTGCACGTGGCTGCCGCGTTTCGACGTCCTACGCTAGCCGTGCTGGGAGGGACGTCGGAAGTGGCCAACGCACAGGCACACGATGTCGTCTGGGGCTACCCGGCGCCGTATAGCAGCGTCGGGCCGTCGAAGGTCACGCCCGGCAAACCCGCTGCCAACTGGCCCACGGTCGACCGGGTTGTAGAGGCCGTACTGGACAAAGCCAGAAACGCACCTGTTCTGCGACAACCCCATCAGATCGCTCTATAG